The Muntiacus reevesi chromosome 10, mMunRee1.1, whole genome shotgun sequence genome has a segment encoding these proteins:
- the SMIM18 gene encoding small integral membrane protein 18 — translation MASLSSSLWNETTTSVYQYLGFQVQKIYPFHDNWNTACFVILLLFIFTVVSLVVLAFLYEVLDCCCCVKNKTVKDLKNEPNPIRSMMDNIRKRETEVV, via the coding sequence ATGGCCTCACTGAGCTCCAGCCTCTGGAATGAAACCACTACATCTGTTTATCAGTACCTTGGTTTTCAAGTTCAAAAAATTTACCCTTTCCATGATAACTGGAACACGGCCTGCTTtgtcattttgcttttatttatatttacagtgGTTTCTTTAGTGGTGCTGGCTTTTCTTTATGAAGTGCTTGATTGCTGCTGCTGtgtgaaaaacaaaactgtaaaagacttgaaaaatgaACCAAACCCTATTAGAAGTATGATGGACAACATCAGAAAACGTGAAACTGAAGTGGTCTAG